A stretch of DNA from Gimesia chilikensis:
TGAAGATTCTCCGAATTCGCAAGTTCTTCATCCCATAGTCCGTGATGAATATGGCGTCCCCAGAGCAGACGATAGAACAATGTTGACAAGTTGTAGTGACTGCGAATCACTTCCTTCTCTACTGTGGGGCAACTAATCATTCTGTCTTACCGTATTAACTGTGTTGTCGCGAAAGAAAATTAAGGATTAATGTTATCTGGCCACGTCAATTTCACCATATATTTTTAATTGATCTGTAACGCCGACTGCCCCAAAAGCCTTACTGAAGGGAGTGATTCCATAGTGCGACTGTAAAATGGAGAAGTTGCCTCGCAGGTGATAGGAGTCTTTTTTCTCTGTCACTTCTGCGACAATGTTCATTTTTCGTGCCACTCCGTGCAATGTGAACTTACCGCTTAGCTGGTAGAGCGGTTTGCCGGAACTTGATTTCTGTTGCAGCGGAAGTGCCGAATTGACTTCGAATGTGGCTGTCGGATATTTCTGCACATTAAGCACTGCACTCCCTAGCATATTGGCATTCACATCTTTCTGGGTCGATGCAGATGTGGTACCGCTTAAGCCGATATATTGCCTTGCTTGAGCAGTATCTGCCCGCCAGGTTGTCATATCGAAAATAATTTCACCCGCATTGCTGCGGACTCCGAGGTTCAAGGAACCCGATTTAATTTTACCTTCCACGGCATGCTCATGTCCAAAACCGGTTTTTCCCACATATGTGTAAACGCGGCTGGAAGATGTATCGATACTACCTGTTGGAACCGGGGACTGTGAGACTGAGTTTCGTGACAGGTGCTGGATTACCCCTGTCAGGACTTCTCCCTGAGAACTGCGAGCGGAAATGATCCAGATCAGGCAACAGCTCAAGCTAATGGAAATCAACCACTTCTGTTTTTTATCGAGAATTGTCATCAGTCAATCCTTGTCTGTGTACTTATGTCAGTAGTGCAGAGAGGCGGATGTCTTACCAAAGCCTCCAATTTGCGGCGAAAAGTAACAACTATTGATATAGTAGTAAAGGCCGGTTTGGAAAATTCATAAAGACCCTCGCTGAAATTCTCTGATTGATGTTTGGGTGGGGAGCCGGAAGACTGGTTTTAACTGAGCTTTAGAGTCGTTAAACTCTGTTCAGAAAATAAACTGACTTTCTTCTGTAATGGGTTAATCTGTGAAAGACTATCGGCTGACGCCTTATGAACTGGAACTGATGGATGTGATCTGGGATCTCGGAGAGGCCAGCGTCCAGGATGTTTGTGATGCATTACCACGGGATCTGGCCTATACAACCGTGATGACGACCCTCAGTCTTCTGGTACAAAAAAAGAAAGTCTTGAAAAGAGTCAAAAACGGCCGTGCTTATATCTATCAACCCGTGGTCTCGCGAGAAGAAGTCTCACGCTCGATGCTCGGCCAGATCAAGCAGGTGTTGCTGAAAAACTCGCTGCCGAGCCTCATGTTAAATCTTCTGGAAGAAGAGAATATTTCAGCAGACGATATCAGCGCTCTCAAAGAGGCAATCAGGAAACTGGAAAATCAGTAGCCTGCCCCTTGCTGATGATATCTCATCAACAGGTTGATCAAGCTTACTCGCTGCCTTAATGAGAGTGGGGCTGCACAAAGTGAGAAAAGTAATTCATCTGTGTGCCTTATCCAGGTCGAGAGTACTGTCTACGGATTTTCTCTCGCTATCTCATTCATAACCCAATTTACTTTTGAATGGTTAACAGACAACCTGGATATCGCATGACCAGGCATGATGGCGATTCTTGAAAATATATGCACGATATTGCGTCTGAACTGCAAAGAGTTGCATGGAATCGTTGTCTCATACTGCTCACCTCCGAACTCTATAGCTGGAAGAATCGCAGTCAGCTAAATGAATTTGTATGTTTTTATTACTGATATTTCAGGCTCTCACTGAATCTTTCCATCTTCAGTGAAAGAATTTTTGCTGCGCCGGTATGCCTCTTGCAAGTAGAGGCAGTTAATGTCAGATCGGGAAGACTGACATGCTTTCGAATTTCAATTATCGGTATCAAATACTAATAGATAGATCTGAATCGGGTAGTCTCTCGATGGTGTGCCCTGACCATCTGAGAGCGTTTTTAAACAGGGTATGTGTAAGGCGAAGCAGCTACCCGTTTTCAGGAGACAAATAAAATGGATTCCACATCATTGTCAAATACCTGTCAGTGCGTGAAAGAATCACTGAACCATGGAAATATGGAATTTGTGGAAACACTGCGCTGCGAGCAACAGTTACTGGAGGAAGCTTTAGGCAGGGGCGACACTTCTGCCATTACAAGCCCTGAAGAATACAAACAGAGTTATATCGAGCAGTTAGGGGCTCTGGGAGAAATTCCACCACAAACTCCTCGTGCCGCTGTTTTAGCCTGCTCTGATGCTCGTGTCCCTGTTCTGGATATTTTTAATCAACGTCCCAATGAGGTTTATGAAATCCAGTTAGCAGGAAATGTGGCTTCTGCGGAATGTCTGGGGAGTCTGGCGCACGCAGTTGAAAATCTACCGACACTTGAGGGAGTTGTTGTGCTGGGGCATACAGGTTGCGATGCTGTAACTGTAGCCGTAGATCAGTTTCTTTCTCCACGACCGGAAATCACAGCAGCAGACAGCTCAATCCGATCCCTTGTCAATTCCATCATGCCGTCCATCGAAATTGCTGCATCAGCACTGGGGAAGAAGACGCGGTTTCTTTCTGGAAGTGTGCCCCGTTTCACGCTTGACCGAAATAAGCTGATCAAAACCGTCGTATTTGTGAATGCGGCGGCGATGGCCTGGAAAATTCAGGAATTTGTCAACAGGCTGCAACGTGTTGTCCCGGTCTGGTATGGCATCTACGATCTGGCATCCTGTCGAATTCTGCATGTGGACCTGGAACGTCGCGATGGCTCCCTGCTGTTCGGTTTGGGAAATGCTCCCGGTGTGATTGACCTCGACGATGTCGCCAGCAGTATGGCTCAGTATCTCTCAAAAATGGATAACTTCGATGCTGCCAGGTTCTCAACAAAATCACTCGGGCCGCAGGAAAAATCTACCTGGGATACCCTTTCGATGAGGGAGCGAACTGCAAAAACATAAAACGATGTGATGTTAGAATACGGCTGAAAAACTTCACCAATGAATGAGTGGACTGTAAGCCGGACGACTCTCCATTTCGTTCATTTTATGCCTCAGCCACTCATTCATTTAAAACCATGTTGTTGTAAAGACCATTGAGTAAATAAGAAGAATCAGAGAATGATTCTGGTTCAATTATGTTTCTACTTGCGGAGTAAAACAGTTGGAAGATTATGGTCGTCGAAAAACTGTTTTGTTTCGCAAGATAAGAGGAGTCGTGTTCCGTCGTGCTGGTTCCTGAGTTAATCAGTTGCGCATTACCAATGCCCACGCAAGTGGGGGGTTCAGTCTTGTTCCTCGACTGGATATTTCGTAGTTTGCCGGTCACCTTCATGTGCTTACTTTGGCGGGTAGCTAGCATGATGGGTGGCTGGCGACTACGTGCTTAATCCGGGAGTCTGAACTTCGCGGCGGACACGTTCCTGTTATCTCAAGAAAAGCAGCCCTGTAGATTACTTACAGGGCTGCTTTTTCTATTTCTGCAGATGTTTTTAAACTCTGCCCTGAGACCAGATAATAATACCCAGACGTTGTCCACTCTTTTTAAATCAGACCGAGAGGACGGGACTTCCGCAGTATCGAGAATTCAATACGACGACTAGAAATACGTTTACATTTACTAGTGGATGGTAATCGGGATGCAGTGTTAGTCCAGAGGAGTAGCTTGTGAGCAAGCTAAATCAATGCGTTCGAAGAAATGAATCGCTAATGAGCCTAAGACATCAGAGGTAACATTTTATTCAAGCGATATGAATCAGAAAAAGAGCTGGTTCAAGATAAACCAGCTCGAGAAGAAATACTCTGTGTGAGTGAAGCAGCTCTCAGTGATTCAGGCTGTGGTTGTGATACTCTGGAGAAGCAGGAATATTCAGAAATCAACCTGTGCACGAAGGGCAAAGATATCTGCATTCGAATTATCCACGACAGGTCCGTAAACGGCTGGACTGCTGTGAAGGAATGAATGAATATAGTTGAATTGAAATTTTGTGAACTGGTTCAGATACCAGTTCAGGCCCAATGTTAAATCGGTCATTCGACCACCCTGGATTGATTTGTCATTCAAGTCAATATACGACCAGCGTCCTGCAATTTCCCACGCGCCACAGCCTCCATCGCGATTGAACGGATTGAGTGGTTTGACACGTCCAAAAACACCCCCCTTGCGGTTATAAGCCCGAGATTCTCCCGTCAGGAAATAGCCGAAATGAGCGTACGCTCCAGAAAAGGTGTCGACCTCGCCATTTCTCTGTTGCACGATGGAATACAAGACTTCTGATTGTGCATAAAATGACCCGATTGCATATGCGAGTTCAGCATCGAACAGGTGATAGTCCTGGGCAGAAATCAAACCTGTGTCGACAAAGGGAGGCACGGCGCTCGGAACTCCAACCGGAACATTGGATCCGCCAGCCTCTGTCACGAAGACTTCGGGCTGGTTACGGTATTGAATCAGATTATTGGCTGGGTTGGCATAACTGTAGTCTGCCCCGATATGGACCAGCCCGTTTCCATCCCCATTGTCAACGAGGAGATGGGTCAGCCGAGTGGCGAGTCCATAACCGCCGCTGTCACCGATATTCCCACCATAAGGGCCCGTGGGATATCGGAATCCTGAAATGGCGTAGGTTGACCGTTCGTCTTCTGTATTTCCGAAGTACATGGCACCAATCTGTCGGAATGGTAGAAAGGCGAAAGGGAGTGCGCGTTCCAGGAATGTCAGCTCTTTTACACTGGTTAATGCATCCATACCTATCGGTTGACGGTATTGACCGACGCGTACTGTATTTCCCCCCAGGACGTCTCGCACTTCCAGCCAGACATCCATGAATGAAGGGCGACCGGGAAAGGCGAAGTCCATTTCAAGCATGTAGCCTATATTTTCCCAGGCATCCCCAGTCGCAGCCAGACGGGCACGACGAAAATCAGCTCCGTTTTGAACATCTCCCACAGCCTGTATGTTTTTACTGTCCTGGCTGAACCAGACAGCATCTGCCTGGAAGAAGCCAGTGAGTCTGACTGTTGGGAAATCCTGCGGAGCATTTGAGTCTCCGAACAGGTAGGGAGGCAGATCAGAATCGTATTCATCCGGAGTTTCCATCATGGGATCCGTTGCGGGCGGCGCGAGATTCTGAACTGTCATGATCTGCTGCGACTTTAACTCATCGATCTGTCGCTGAAGATCTTGAAGCTGAGATGTGAGGTTTTCATTTGTCCCCTGTATCTCAGGCAACTCAGCTTGAGTGGAGGAGACAAAAAAAACAAGCAGGCCAGCTATCGCGACGATCCATTTTGAGAGGCAACGGGAGATTTGTGTAGGTTGTTTGTCCGCGATTTTTTGCATTGCAGAAGAGGATTTTGTCCCTGAATTGTGATTCCTGATCATGGCTGAGATTCCAATAGGGGCCATTCGATGTTGTGGATAATTTACCGCCTGGCATCAATCAAGACGGTTCACTATCTGATTTGGATTGCGATTTGCATTCCATTGATTTTAAAGACGGCAGGATATGTAAACTTTTCCTTTTTTATCGGTTTGGCCCTGAGCGAGGCTGAATTTTTCCTGCAAAATTTCGATTCTGCAGTTTTTGATTAAAGATATGCTGCAATGTCCTGCAGGGTGTCTGCAATAAGCTGCACATGAAAGGGTGGGTTAAGACGAGGGATGAATTTAATTGAGAAATATCATAAACTGAATATAATGCCTTGTGAGCAAAATGATTGCGTTAAATCCATCGAGCAGCAAATGCTTCTGCCTTCCCTCCTCGGTGCACCTATGAGTATGACCTGTCTTGTTTCAGTCCATTCCGGATGCTTTAGTCTGGATATTTAGCCGGGGGCCGGAGTTCAACGGATGTTTCATGTTTACGAAACGCGGGTCAGCCGCGGTTTTCAACTGGCAATCGGGGGGCTCGCTTTACTGAGCCTTACCGGTCTGGTGGTGACGCTCTGGATTCTGGTCGATTTCCATCACGAGCAGGAAATCGTTGCTAAAATCATTCGTCATCTGCCCGACAGCGATCTGGCTGTTGCCCGGGAACTGGCGGGGGAACTGCGATTTCAGTCGCAATTATCGATTCTGTTGTTTCTCAACATTATTGTGACCGCCATTGCTCTAGTTCTGTTGGTGCGAGCTTATCTCAACAGTGAGCGATCTCTCCGTGAAGTCAAAGTGATGGCCAGTGATGTTCTGGCTAGTATGGATCAGGGAGTACTGACGACGGACCGAGATGAGATCATCACAAGTATTAATCCCCGCGGACGCGAATTATTGAGCCTGGAAGAACCTGTCATTGGTCGCCCACTCTCGGATGTGGGGGTCGAACATACGCTGTTATGCGTGATCTGCAGTCACGTGAATGCCCATCATTCGCCAGTTCGTGACTGTGATTACACGATTAATCGTGATGGTCATGAACAGACTCTCAGGGCGGGCTGTAGTTTGTTGCGGAATGAACGCCAGGAAGAACTAGGGACCGTGCTCCATGTTCGTGACGTGACGGAACGCGCTTTAATGGAACAACGCTTACGTCGCATGGAGCGCTATGCAGGTCTGGGCTCTCTTGCAACCGGGCTGCAGCATGAAATCAAAAATCCACTGAGTGCGCTATCACTCCATGTTCAACTTCTTGAAGAGGCATTAGAGAGTCAGAATCGATCTGACGAAATCGATGAAATGCTGGAAGTCATTCAAACCGAAGTCAAGCGACTGACTTCAGTACTCGAAGGGTTTCGTGATTATGCTTCGATGTCAGAACCAGGACGATCCCGTGTTGATTTGACCGCATTAATCAATAAACTGGTCCGCTTCATCAGACCACAGGCTGAGCAGCAGAAAGTGAAAGTAGAGGTGAAGCTGCCGCAGGAAAAGCCTCCAGAGATCATGGCTGATTCCGTTCACATCGATCAGGTACTTTTGAATCTGGCACTCAATGCTATACAGGCGATGCCGGGAGGCGGGGTACTGACCATCGGTCTGAATCAGGAGGGGGACTGGTTGCGAATCAGCATTACCGATACCGGGAAAGGAATCCCTGCCGAACTACGTGAGCGAAT
This window harbors:
- a CDS encoding BlaI/MecI/CopY family transcriptional regulator: MKDYRLTPYELELMDVIWDLGEASVQDVCDALPRDLAYTTVMTTLSLLVQKKKVLKRVKNGRAYIYQPVVSREEVSRSMLGQIKQVLLKNSLPSLMLNLLEEENISADDISALKEAIRKLENQ
- a CDS encoding carbonic anhydrase → MDSTSLSNTCQCVKESLNHGNMEFVETLRCEQQLLEEALGRGDTSAITSPEEYKQSYIEQLGALGEIPPQTPRAAVLACSDARVPVLDIFNQRPNEVYEIQLAGNVASAECLGSLAHAVENLPTLEGVVVLGHTGCDAVTVAVDQFLSPRPEITAADSSIRSLVNSIMPSIEIAASALGKKTRFLSGSVPRFTLDRNKLIKTVVFVNAAAMAWKIQEFVNRLQRVVPVWYGIYDLASCRILHVDLERRDGSLLFGLGNAPGVIDLDDVASSMAQYLSKMDNFDAARFSTKSLGPQEKSTWDTLSMRERTAKT
- a CDS encoding YceI family protein is translated as MTILDKKQKWLISISLSCCLIWIISARSSQGEVLTGVIQHLSRNSVSQSPVPTGSIDTSSSRVYTYVGKTGFGHEHAVEGKIKSGSLNLGVRSNAGEIIFDMTTWRADTAQARQYIGLSGTTSASTQKDVNANMLGSAVLNVQKYPTATFEVNSALPLQQKSSSGKPLYQLSGKFTLHGVARKMNIVAEVTEKKDSYHLRGNFSILQSHYGITPFSKAFGAVGVTDQLKIYGEIDVAR
- a CDS encoding OprO/OprP family phosphate-selective porin — encoded protein: MTVQNLAPPATDPMMETPDEYDSDLPPYLFGDSNAPQDFPTVRLTGFFQADAVWFSQDSKNIQAVGDVQNGADFRRARLAATGDAWENIGYMLEMDFAFPGRPSFMDVWLEVRDVLGGNTVRVGQYRQPIGMDALTSVKELTFLERALPFAFLPFRQIGAMYFGNTEDERSTYAISGFRYPTGPYGGNIGDSGGYGLATRLTHLLVDNGDGNGLVHIGADYSYANPANNLIQYRNQPEVFVTEAGGSNVPVGVPSAVPPFVDTGLISAQDYHLFDAELAYAIGSFYAQSEVLYSIVQQRNGEVDTFSGAYAHFGYFLTGESRAYNRKGGVFGRVKPLNPFNRDGGCGAWEIAGRWSYIDLNDKSIQGGRMTDLTLGLNWYLNQFTKFQFNYIHSFLHSSPAVYGPVVDNSNADIFALRAQVDF
- a CDS encoding two-component system sensor histidine kinase NtrB — its product is MFHVYETRVSRGFQLAIGGLALLSLTGLVVTLWILVDFHHEQEIVAKIIRHLPDSDLAVARELAGELRFQSQLSILLFLNIIVTAIALVLLVRAYLNSERSLREVKVMASDVLASMDQGVLTTDRDEIITSINPRGRELLSLEEPVIGRPLSDVGVEHTLLCVICSHVNAHHSPVRDCDYTINRDGHEQTLRAGCSLLRNERQEELGTVLHVRDVTERALMEQRLRRMERYAGLGSLATGLQHEIKNPLSALSLHVQLLEEALESQNRSDEIDEMLEVIQTEVKRLTSVLEGFRDYASMSEPGRSRVDLTALINKLVRFIRPQAEQQKVKVEVKLPQEKPPEIMADSVHIDQVLLNLALNAIQAMPGGGVLTIGLNQEGDWLRISITDTGKGIPAELRERIFDPYFTTRHEGTGMGLALCEKIVRQHDGTIDFNTGPSGTSFSVLLPASGTA